Proteins from a single region of Egicoccus sp. AB-alg2:
- a CDS encoding cryptochrome/photolyase family protein has translation MGRTLWVLGDQLHPTGGVLAGARPGVDRILFVLSLAKLRERPWHRQRAHLFVAGMRRLAVDLERRGFEVDWREADSWRAGLEAHVRDHRPDAVEAMEPLNRRGRATLERLGVELRRNDQFLCHYDEFADWADRHQRGDGSVLLEDFYRWQRRRLGVLMDGDAPAGGRWNLDADNRQPPPRDGRDWPPVTTSALDELDREVMDHLESLPGVRLFGAPPDGTWATSRRRALHRLQRFVEEVLPGFGAHQDAMLQRSWAMRHSLLSHALNAGMLHPGEVVEAAEIAYREGRVPLNSAEGFVRQVVGWREFVWGLYWWRDADWRAANVLGNDQPLPPAFTGAASTDARCVATSVGWIERHAYAHHIPRLMVLANLATLAGVRPQELTAWMHASFVDGADWVMVPNVVGMGMYADGGSMSTKPYVSGGKYIDRMSDFCGDCRYDPKQRVGERACPFTTLYWDFLDRHRDVLADNRRLARPYATLERLADVEEVRRRAKEVRARLAAGTL, from the coding sequence ATGGGCCGGACGTTGTGGGTGCTCGGCGACCAGTTGCACCCGACGGGCGGGGTGCTGGCCGGGGCCCGCCCGGGCGTCGACCGGATCCTGTTCGTGCTGTCGCTCGCCAAGCTCCGTGAGCGGCCGTGGCACCGGCAGCGCGCCCACCTGTTCGTGGCCGGCATGCGTCGGCTGGCCGTCGACCTCGAACGGCGCGGGTTCGAGGTCGACTGGCGCGAGGCGGACTCCTGGCGAGCGGGGCTCGAGGCGCACGTGCGCGACCACCGGCCGGACGCGGTCGAAGCGATGGAGCCGCTCAACCGCCGCGGTCGGGCGACGCTCGAGCGGTTGGGCGTCGAACTGCGGCGCAACGACCAGTTCCTGTGCCACTACGACGAGTTCGCCGACTGGGCGGACCGGCACCAGCGCGGGGACGGCTCGGTCCTGCTGGAGGACTTCTACCGCTGGCAGCGGCGCCGTCTCGGGGTGCTGATGGACGGAGACGCGCCGGCGGGCGGACGCTGGAACCTCGACGCCGACAACCGCCAGCCGCCACCGCGCGACGGGCGTGACTGGCCGCCCGTGACCACCAGCGCCCTGGACGAACTCGACCGCGAGGTGATGGACCACCTGGAGTCGCTGCCCGGCGTCCGGCTGTTCGGCGCACCACCGGACGGCACGTGGGCGACCTCCCGTCGCCGGGCGCTGCATCGCCTGCAGCGCTTCGTCGAGGAGGTCCTGCCCGGCTTCGGCGCCCACCAGGACGCGATGCTGCAACGGTCGTGGGCGATGCGGCACTCGCTGCTCAGCCATGCCTTGAACGCCGGCATGCTGCACCCGGGCGAGGTGGTCGAGGCGGCCGAGATCGCCTACCGCGAGGGGCGTGTCCCGCTCAACAGCGCCGAAGGGTTCGTCCGCCAGGTCGTCGGCTGGCGCGAGTTCGTGTGGGGGCTGTACTGGTGGCGCGACGCGGACTGGCGCGCGGCCAACGTGCTGGGCAACGACCAGCCGCTGCCGCCGGCGTTCACGGGCGCGGCGTCGACCGACGCCCGATGTGTCGCCACCTCCGTGGGCTGGATCGAACGCCACGCCTATGCCCACCACATCCCGCGGCTGATGGTGCTGGCCAACCTGGCCACCCTCGCCGGTGTGCGCCCGCAGGAGTTGACCGCCTGGATGCACGCGTCGTTCGTCGACGGGGCCGACTGGGTGATGGTGCCCAACGTGGTCGGGATGGGCATGTACGCCGACGGCGGCAGCATGAGCACCAAGCCGTACGTCTCCGGCGGCAAGTACATCGACCGCATGAGCGACTTCTGCGGCGACTGCCGCTACGACCCGAAGCAGCGCGTGGGTGAGCGGGCGTGCCCCTTCACCACCCTGTACTGGGACTTCCTCGACCGTCATCGCGACGTGTTGGCGGACAACCGCCGACTGGCCCGGCCCTACGCGACGCTCGAGCGCCTCGCGGACGTCGAGGAGGTGCGGCGACGGGCCAAGGAGGTCCGGGCCCGACTGGCGGCCGGCACGCTCTGA
- a CDS encoding aminotransferase class V-fold PLP-dependent enzyme yields the protein MTVRTEASLDPATRVAAAREEFAPDVVYLNSASLGLPPRRTLAALERTLDEWRRGTVEAPGFDTVVEASRRDYARLVGVDPSWVAVGSQVSAFVGMVAASLPAGSEVLTSTGDFTSVVFPFLARSGQGVQVREVPLEGLPDAVTAATSLVAVSAVQSADGRIADLDALVEACETTGTRTLVDTTQAVGWLPVDPRRFSYTVDAGYKWLLAPRGTAFFTVGPAHRDALHPVHANWYAGEDRWASLYGSPLRLAEDARRFDLSPAWQAWVGQAASLEFLLEVGTEALHSHATALAHRFCDAVGLPWHGSAIVSAATDDAVPELLRRAAIAAATRAGRLRLSFHVCNGEDDVDRAAQVLRGHVHA from the coding sequence GTGACGGTCCGGACGGAAGCCAGCCTCGACCCGGCAACCCGCGTGGCGGCGGCGCGCGAGGAGTTCGCGCCCGACGTCGTCTATCTCAACAGTGCCAGCCTCGGCCTGCCGCCGCGACGGACGCTCGCCGCCCTGGAGCGCACGCTCGACGAATGGCGCCGCGGCACGGTCGAGGCGCCGGGCTTCGACACCGTCGTCGAGGCCAGCCGTCGGGACTACGCGCGCCTGGTCGGCGTGGACCCGTCCTGGGTCGCCGTGGGCTCGCAGGTGTCCGCGTTCGTCGGCATGGTGGCCGCGTCGTTGCCGGCCGGGAGCGAGGTGCTGACTTCGACCGGCGACTTTACGAGCGTGGTGTTTCCCTTCCTCGCCCGCAGCGGGCAGGGCGTGCAGGTACGGGAGGTGCCGCTGGAGGGCCTCCCGGACGCCGTCACGGCGGCGACCAGCCTGGTGGCCGTCTCCGCCGTGCAGTCCGCCGACGGCCGGATCGCCGATCTCGACGCGCTCGTGGAGGCCTGCGAAACGACCGGGACCCGCACGCTCGTCGACACCACGCAGGCCGTCGGCTGGCTGCCCGTCGACCCGCGCCGGTTCAGCTACACCGTCGATGCCGGCTACAAGTGGCTGCTGGCCCCGCGGGGCACGGCGTTCTTCACGGTCGGTCCCGCTCACCGCGACGCGCTGCACCCGGTGCACGCCAACTGGTACGCGGGCGAGGACCGCTGGGCGAGCCTCTACGGCAGCCCGCTGCGGCTGGCCGAGGACGCTCGTCGGTTCGACCTGTCACCGGCCTGGCAGGCGTGGGTCGGGCAGGCCGCCTCGCTGGAGTTCCTGCTGGAGGTGGGTACCGAGGCCCTGCACTCCCACGCCACGGCCCTCGCGCACCGGTTCTGTGACGCGGTAGGGCTGCCGTGGCACGGCTCCGCCATCGTGTCCGCCGCCACGGACGACGCGGTACCGGAGCTGCTGCGGCGCGCCGCCATCGCCGCGGCGACCCGGGCCGGCCGGCTCCGCCTGTCCTTCCACGTCTGCAACGGCGAGGACGACGTCGACCGCGCGGCACAGGTGCTGCGGGGCCACGTGCACGCCTGA
- a CDS encoding STAS domain-containing protein yields MATAPREPLVAEPAPDGVVVVRLPAAVGRAGTGALCARLREQLLATDVPVAVLDVAALAQPDVDTVDTLARVLLTARRIGRTVQLRHAAPRLLELLALCGLDDVLACEPPD; encoded by the coding sequence GTGGCCACGGCCCCGCGCGAGCCGCTCGTGGCCGAGCCGGCGCCTGACGGGGTGGTCGTCGTACGCCTGCCCGCGGCGGTTGGTCGGGCCGGCACCGGCGCCTTGTGCGCGCGTCTGCGGGAGCAGTTGCTGGCCACCGACGTCCCGGTGGCCGTGCTGGACGTCGCCGCCCTCGCCCAGCCCGACGTCGACACCGTCGACACGCTGGCGCGGGTGCTGCTGACGGCGCGCCGGATCGGGCGCACCGTGCAGCTGCGGCATGCCGCGCCGCGCCTGCTGGAACTGCTGGCCCTGTGCGGCCTGGACGACGTGCTGGCGTGCGAACCCCCCGACTAG
- a CDS encoding Ku protein, with the protein MARATWSGSISFGLVSVPVQLFTAVRSHTVHFTQLHRETGNRVRNKRVDEESGEEVSYDDIVKGYEVADGQYVVVDPDELDELDPEASRLIDIHDFVELTEIDPVYYDRAYYLMPSGEAAAKPYKLLADAMERSGKVAVARFVMRNKEYLAAVRARDGLLLLSTMHYADEVADPAGLDATETLEKVEVAPRELAMAEQLIDSLVAEFDPTRYHDEYQERVTAFLEAKAEGQEVEITPPERDTGGVIDLMAALEQSLDRAKRDRGEGEGRDDGAGGRGGGRDYGAMSKDELYELAQERDLPGRSSMSKEELAEALADGDRSAKAS; encoded by the coding sequence ATGGCACGGGCGACGTGGAGCGGATCGATCAGCTTCGGCCTGGTGAGTGTCCCGGTGCAGCTGTTCACGGCCGTGCGCAGCCACACGGTGCACTTCACGCAGCTCCACCGCGAGACCGGCAACCGTGTGCGCAACAAGCGCGTGGACGAGGAGAGCGGCGAGGAAGTCTCCTACGACGACATCGTCAAGGGCTACGAGGTGGCCGACGGGCAGTACGTCGTCGTGGACCCCGACGAGCTCGACGAGCTCGACCCGGAGGCCTCCCGGCTCATCGACATCCACGACTTCGTCGAGCTGACGGAGATCGACCCCGTCTACTACGACCGCGCCTACTACCTGATGCCCTCGGGCGAGGCCGCCGCCAAGCCCTACAAGCTGCTCGCCGACGCCATGGAGCGGTCCGGGAAGGTTGCCGTCGCCCGCTTCGTCATGCGCAACAAGGAGTACCTCGCCGCGGTCCGGGCACGCGATGGCCTGCTGCTGCTGTCGACGATGCACTATGCCGACGAGGTCGCGGACCCGGCCGGCCTGGACGCCACGGAGACCCTGGAGAAGGTCGAGGTGGCGCCGCGCGAGCTGGCCATGGCCGAGCAGCTGATCGACTCGCTGGTCGCCGAGTTCGACCCGACGCGCTACCACGACGAGTACCAGGAACGGGTCACCGCCTTCCTGGAGGCCAAGGCGGAGGGCCAGGAGGTCGAGATCACCCCGCCCGAGCGCGACACCGGTGGGGTCATCGACCTCATGGCAGCGCTCGAGCAGAGCCTCGACCGGGCGAAGCGCGATCGTGGTGAGGGCGAGGGCCGAGACGACGGCGCCGGTGGCCGCGGCGGCGGACGGGACTACGGTGCGATGAGCAAGGACGAGCTGTACGAGCTGGCGCAGGAGCGTGACCTGCCGGGCCGCTCGTCGATGAGCAAGGAGGAGCTCGCCGAGGCACTGGCGGACGGGGACCGCTCGGCGAAGGCGAGCTGA
- the speB gene encoding agmatinase, with protein sequence MSEVEPQAAPVGPVDATVVPRFAGPATFARLPRRDEVTRMDVAVVGVPFDSGVSYRPGARFGPAHVRESSRLLRPYNPAADVSPFAAQQVVDAGDIACNPFDIDAAVAAVERGADELTDAGARLLTIGGDHTIALPLLRTMARRHGPVAVVHFDAHLDTWDTYFGAPTTHGTPFRRASEEGLIDREASVHVGIRGPLYGRDDLTDDRRLGFTAVTCPEVELDGLAGAIERVHARLGDRPVYVSVDIDVLDPAHAPGTGTPEAGGLTSRELLVMLRSFASLDLVGADVVEVAPAYDHAQLTGIAASHVSYELLSAMAPRTT encoded by the coding sequence ATGAGTGAGGTGGAGCCGCAGGCGGCGCCGGTGGGGCCGGTCGACGCGACGGTCGTGCCGCGCTTCGCGGGACCGGCGACCTTCGCCCGGCTGCCCCGGCGCGACGAGGTCACACGCATGGACGTGGCGGTGGTCGGCGTGCCGTTCGACAGTGGTGTCAGCTATCGGCCGGGGGCCCGCTTCGGGCCGGCCCACGTGCGGGAGAGCTCCCGGCTGCTGCGCCCCTACAACCCGGCCGCCGACGTGTCGCCCTTCGCGGCGCAGCAGGTCGTCGACGCAGGCGACATCGCCTGCAACCCCTTCGACATCGACGCTGCCGTGGCGGCGGTCGAACGCGGCGCCGACGAGTTGACGGACGCCGGTGCGCGCCTGCTCACGATCGGCGGAGACCACACGATCGCGCTGCCGCTGCTGCGCACGATGGCGCGCCGGCACGGCCCGGTCGCGGTCGTGCACTTCGACGCCCACCTCGACACCTGGGACACGTACTTCGGCGCGCCGACGACCCACGGCACACCCTTCCGCCGCGCCTCGGAGGAGGGGTTGATCGACCGCGAGGCCAGCGTCCACGTCGGCATCCGCGGCCCGCTCTACGGCCGCGACGACCTCACCGACGACCGCCGCCTGGGCTTCACGGCCGTCACGTGCCCCGAAGTGGAGCTCGACGGCCTGGCCGGCGCGATCGAACGCGTCCATGCCCGCCTGGGCGATCGGCCGGTCTACGTCTCCGTTGACATCGACGTGCTCGACCCCGCCCACGCCCCGGGCACCGGGACGCCCGAGGCCGGCGGGCTGACCAGCCGCGAGTTGCTCGTGATGCTGCGCAGCTTCGCCTCGCTCGACCTCGTCGGTGCCGATGTCGTCGAGGTCGCACCTGCCTACGACCACGCACAGCTGACCGGGATCGCGGCCTCCCACGTGTCCTACGAGCTGTTGTCGGCCATGGCGCCGCGCACGACCTGA
- a CDS encoding sigma-70 family RNA polymerase sigma factor produces MSDLATSPVLPDDAVVAFEPYRRELTGYCYRMLGSGFEADDAVQETLVRAWRAYDRFEGRSSLRTWLYRIATNVCLDQVKGRQRRARPMDLGPSTTVAAAELIERDAATWVEPAPDGAVLPTAGDPAEMAVARDTIRLAFVAALQHLPPKQRAVLILREVLQWHADEVAQLLDTTVASVNSALQRARATLANRAPADTDPLRPDDEAQRELLARYVDAFERYDMDALAALLREDAIQNMPPFDLWLQGRDEIVTWMVSPGPDKCRGSRLLPTVANGAPAFGQYRLAADGGHEPWALQVLEIVDGRIIAFNSFLDTARLFPRFGLPDRLDP; encoded by the coding sequence ATGAGCGACCTCGCCACGAGCCCTGTCCTCCCCGACGACGCGGTCGTCGCCTTCGAGCCCTACCGGCGCGAGCTGACCGGCTACTGCTACCGCATGCTCGGCTCCGGCTTCGAGGCCGACGACGCCGTGCAGGAGACCCTCGTGCGTGCCTGGCGCGCCTACGACCGGTTCGAGGGGCGCTCGTCCCTACGGACCTGGCTGTACCGGATCGCGACCAACGTGTGCCTCGACCAGGTCAAGGGCCGCCAGCGCCGGGCGCGTCCCATGGACCTCGGACCGTCGACGACGGTCGCCGCGGCCGAGTTGATCGAGCGTGACGCCGCGACCTGGGTCGAGCCGGCACCCGACGGCGCCGTGCTGCCGACGGCCGGCGACCCGGCCGAGATGGCCGTGGCCCGCGACACCATCCGCCTCGCCTTCGTGGCCGCCCTCCAGCACCTGCCGCCGAAGCAGCGGGCGGTGCTGATCCTGCGCGAGGTGCTGCAGTGGCACGCCGACGAGGTGGCGCAACTGCTCGACACCACCGTCGCGTCCGTCAACTCCGCGCTGCAGCGGGCGCGGGCGACGCTCGCGAACCGCGCGCCCGCGGACACCGACCCGCTGCGCCCGGACGACGAGGCGCAACGGGAGTTGCTGGCCCGCTACGTCGACGCGTTCGAGCGCTACGACATGGACGCGCTGGCAGCGCTGCTGCGCGAGGACGCCATTCAGAACATGCCGCCCTTCGACCTGTGGCTGCAGGGGCGCGACGAGATCGTCACCTGGATGGTCAGCCCCGGGCCGGACAAGTGCCGGGGTTCGCGTCTGCTGCCGACGGTCGCCAACGGCGCCCCGGCGTTCGGTCAGTACCGGCTCGCGGCCGACGGCGGACACGAACCGTGGGCCCTGCAGGTCCTGGAGATCGTCGACGGCCGCATCATCGCCTTCAACTCCTTCCTCGACACCGCACGGCTGTTCCCGCGCTTCGGGCTCCCGGACCGGCTCGACCCCTAG
- a CDS encoding class I SAM-dependent methyltransferase produces MTTLLTLAPDHCAEAVRRLGSRLAARGHDLPLRLWNGEAFGGSAGAGYRLVLRHPWSLRALLRPPVDLHAGEAFLTGALDVEGSMVAALRDVARLRHRLTARDKLELAAVVLRLPPPPDGLAAGRKRLTGRPHSRERDVAAVRHHYDVGNDFYRLVLDDDLVYSCGYFAETDRDATIPDRAALGRAQRRKLELICRKLALRPDEHFLDVGCGWGSLVIHAARRHGVRALGITLSERQAELARQRVAAAGVSDRVRIVIRDYRDVVERFDAIASVGMVEHVGADLLPTYVKTLYRRLADDGRLLNHGITTGRRDVVRDFARSPDTFVGRYVFPDGALVPAHHMVRELERGGFEIQDLEQLRPHYALTLQHWLGGLEASYDRARELVGEATARVWRAYLAGSVLGFESGDLGVVQILATRSRARLPLDRRRMLLPMAGDAVSPDGEVVPAVPRPVSR; encoded by the coding sequence ATGACGACGTTGCTCACCCTGGCACCGGATCATTGCGCCGAGGCCGTGCGACGACTCGGGTCTCGACTCGCGGCGCGCGGCCACGACCTGCCGTTGCGGCTCTGGAACGGGGAGGCGTTCGGCGGTTCCGCCGGCGCTGGCTACCGCCTCGTGCTGCGTCACCCCTGGTCGCTTCGGGCCCTGCTGCGTCCGCCCGTCGATCTGCATGCTGGCGAGGCGTTCCTCACCGGCGCTCTCGACGTCGAGGGTTCCATGGTCGCCGCCCTGCGCGACGTCGCGCGGCTGCGGCACCGGCTCACCGCCCGCGACAAGCTGGAGCTCGCGGCGGTGGTGCTGCGCCTGCCACCGCCGCCCGACGGGCTGGCCGCCGGGCGCAAGCGGCTCACCGGCCGACCACACTCCCGCGAGCGTGACGTCGCCGCCGTACGTCACCACTACGACGTGGGCAACGACTTCTACCGGCTCGTCCTCGACGACGACCTCGTCTACTCCTGCGGCTACTTCGCCGAGACCGACCGCGACGCGACCATCCCCGACCGTGCCGCGCTGGGGCGTGCTCAGCGCCGCAAGCTCGAGCTGATCTGTCGCAAACTGGCGCTCCGGCCGGACGAGCACTTCCTCGACGTCGGCTGTGGCTGGGGCTCGTTGGTCATCCACGCCGCCCGCCGCCACGGTGTGCGCGCGCTCGGGATCACGCTGTCCGAGCGGCAGGCCGAACTGGCCAGGCAGCGCGTGGCCGCGGCCGGAGTGTCCGACCGCGTCCGGATCGTGATCCGCGACTACCGCGACGTGGTGGAACGGTTCGACGCGATCGCGTCGGTCGGCATGGTCGAGCACGTCGGCGCCGACCTGCTGCCGACCTACGTGAAGACGCTGTACAGGCGGCTCGCGGACGACGGCCGGCTGCTCAACCACGGCATCACGACCGGACGCCGGGACGTCGTCCGTGACTTCGCCCGGTCACCGGACACCTTCGTGGGCCGCTACGTCTTCCCCGACGGCGCGCTCGTGCCGGCCCACCACATGGTGCGCGAGCTCGAACGGGGCGGGTTCGAGATCCAGGACCTCGAGCAGTTGCGGCCGCACTACGCGCTGACGCTGCAGCACTGGCTCGGCGGTCTCGAGGCGTCCTACGACCGGGCCCGCGAACTCGTCGGCGAGGCCACCGCCCGGGTCTGGCGGGCCTACCTCGCCGGTTCCGTGCTCGGTTTCGAGTCGGGTGACCTCGGCGTGGTGCAGATCCTCGCGACCCGGTCGCGAGCTCGGCTGCCGCTCGACCGACGACGCATGCTGCTGCCGATGGCGGGCGACGCCGTGAGCCCGGACGGAGAGGTCGTGCCAGCCGTGCCGCGACCGGTGTCCCGATGA
- a CDS encoding winged helix-turn-helix transcriptional regulator, producing the protein MQAMEAAALAAAVEQVGDRWLLRIVHALLAGPRRFGELQTELGVAPNVLTQRLGALSADGLVVAEPYQERPRRHTYVLTERGRDLGGVLRLLAAWQADELGPRHPACGTPLQAHWWCPTCERLAEDPAGAVVHL; encoded by the coding sequence ATGCAGGCGATGGAGGCGGCCGCGTTGGCGGCGGCGGTCGAACAGGTCGGTGACCGCTGGCTGCTGCGCATCGTCCATGCGTTGCTGGCGGGCCCACGACGGTTCGGTGAGCTGCAGACCGAACTGGGCGTGGCCCCGAACGTGCTCACCCAGCGCCTGGGTGCCCTGAGCGCCGACGGGCTGGTCGTCGCCGAGCCCTACCAGGAACGACCGCGCCGGCACACCTACGTCCTGACCGAACGCGGACGCGACTTGGGTGGGGTCCTGCGCCTGCTGGCAGCGTGGCAGGCCGACGAACTCGGTCCGCGCCACCCCGCCTGCGGCACCCCGTTGCAGGCGCACTGGTGGTGCCCCACCTGTGAGCGCCTGGCCGAGGACCCGGCAGGAGCCGTCGTCCACCTGTGA
- a CDS encoding S1C family serine protease, whose protein sequence is MSALEEVQRAAADAADRVGPSVVAVGRGAGVVVAAGRVLTNAHNLVGPSVPVRFADGSTVAAEVTATDVDGDLAVVSVDTGDLEPIEIRDAEVALGSAVLALGAPRRGPGRVTVGFVSSTVSPFRGPRGRRLTGIEHTAPLGRGSSGGPVLELGGAVIGINTHRRGDGFYLALPATADLRERIGRLAGGESPRRRRLGVALAPADVARRLRAAVGLPERDGLLVREVDEGSAAERAGVREGDLLVTADGAALSDPDDLADRLERGGERLVLALVRGVEEVEVTVTFEADRGA, encoded by the coding sequence ATGTCAGCACTCGAGGAAGTGCAGCGAGCGGCGGCCGACGCCGCCGACCGCGTGGGGCCCTCCGTCGTCGCCGTCGGCCGCGGGGCCGGTGTGGTGGTGGCGGCGGGCCGCGTCCTGACCAACGCCCACAACCTCGTGGGTCCGTCGGTGCCGGTGCGGTTCGCCGACGGCAGCACGGTCGCGGCAGAGGTCACCGCGACCGATGTCGACGGGGACCTCGCGGTCGTCTCGGTCGACACCGGCGACCTGGAGCCGATCGAGATCCGCGACGCCGAGGTGGCGCTCGGCAGCGCGGTCCTGGCGCTGGGGGCGCCTCGCCGCGGGCCAGGGCGCGTCACCGTCGGGTTCGTGTCCTCGACCGTCAGCCCGTTCCGCGGCCCGCGTGGTCGGCGGCTCACCGGCATCGAGCACACCGCCCCGCTGGGCCGTGGGTCCTCCGGCGGCCCGGTGCTCGAGCTCGGCGGCGCCGTGATCGGCATCAACACCCACCGCCGCGGCGACGGCTTCTACCTCGCCCTGCCCGCCACTGCCGACCTGCGCGAACGCATCGGGCGCCTGGCCGGCGGGGAGTCGCCTCGGCGCCGGCGCCTGGGTGTCGCGCTCGCCCCGGCCGACGTCGCCCGCCGCCTGCGCGCCGCGGTCGGCCTCCCCGAACGCGACGGGCTGCTGGTGCGGGAGGTCGACGAGGGCAGCGCGGCCGAGCGGGCCGGTGTCCGCGAGGGCGATCTGCTCGTCACCGCCGACGGAGCCGCCCTCAGCGACCCGGACGACCTCGCCGACCGGCTCGAGCGCGGGGGCGAGCGGCTGGTGCTGGCGCTGGTCCGCGGGGTCGAGGAGGTCGAGGTGACCGTGACGTTCGAGGCCGACCGCGGCGCCTGA
- a CDS encoding DUF2905 domain-containing protein yields the protein MSRGVGPVLVVAGLGVVVLGLLVWTGALGWFGRLPGDVRYQSGTTRVFVPITSMLLASVVLTVVVNVILRLLR from the coding sequence ATGAGCCGAGGTGTTGGTCCCGTCCTGGTCGTCGCCGGTCTCGGCGTCGTGGTGCTCGGTCTGCTGGTCTGGACCGGTGCGCTCGGCTGGTTCGGCCGGCTGCCGGGGGACGTGCGCTATCAGAGCGGCACCACGCGCGTGTTCGTCCCGATCACCTCGATGCTGCTGGCCTCGGTCGTGCTGACCGTCGTGGTGAACGTCATCCTGCGGCTGCTGCGCTGA
- a CDS encoding MFS transporter encodes MTRPPASAPRATPRTTPQLLRDRAFGPWFLGNVVSNSGNWLFNVTAAVVVFRLSGSALLVGLVSVAQFGPLLLLSPVGGALSDRVDRRRLLLAAQAFAAAAATALAVASVVLGVEGLGAWPIVACALGIGIGQAFAAPALNALVPALVDDPDLEAAVALTSLTFNMGRALGPATSGVLLATLGAEPAFVLNAVSFLVLIAALLVVHPRPRTEPAHRDRSVRAGLRHVRADPVLLLLLAAVAATGFAADPAITLAPSLAQAVGGADTLAAVLVSAFGVAAVPAAAVSGRLQRSVGSLEVATGGCLTIAAGLVVSAVAPAPWVAVAGFGLTGVGFVLALTGFTTVLQRRVPDALRGRVMALWSVAFLGNRPVAAVIDGAAADRFGPRWAMLVAITVASLGAFAGVRLQRRQRAESR; translated from the coding sequence GTGACCCGACCACCCGCCTCCGCACCACGCGCCACGCCGCGGACCACCCCGCAACTGCTGCGCGACCGGGCCTTCGGACCGTGGTTCCTCGGCAACGTCGTGTCCAACAGCGGCAACTGGCTGTTCAACGTGACGGCGGCCGTCGTGGTCTTCCGGCTGAGCGGCTCGGCCCTGCTCGTCGGCCTCGTCTCGGTGGCCCAGTTCGGACCGCTGCTGCTGCTCTCCCCCGTCGGCGGTGCCCTCTCCGACCGCGTCGACCGCCGTCGCCTGCTGCTTGCCGCCCAGGCGTTCGCGGCGGCGGCGGCGACGGCGCTGGCCGTCGCGTCGGTGGTCCTGGGCGTCGAGGGATTGGGTGCCTGGCCGATCGTGGCGTGCGCCCTCGGCATCGGGATCGGCCAGGCGTTCGCCGCACCGGCCCTGAACGCACTCGTCCCCGCGCTCGTCGACGACCCGGACCTCGAGGCCGCGGTGGCGCTGACGTCGCTGACCTTCAACATGGGACGCGCGCTCGGGCCGGCGACCTCGGGCGTGCTGCTGGCCACGCTGGGTGCGGAACCGGCGTTCGTGCTGAACGCCGTCAGCTTCCTGGTCCTCATCGCAGCGCTGCTCGTCGTCCACCCCCGCCCGCGCACCGAGCCCGCCCACCGGGACCGCTCGGTGCGGGCGGGCCTGCGCCACGTCCGCGCCGATCCGGTGCTGCTCCTGCTCCTCGCCGCGGTCGCCGCCACCGGCTTCGCCGCCGACCCCGCCATCACCCTCGCCCCGTCGCTCGCGCAGGCGGTCGGTGGGGCCGACACGCTCGCGGCCGTGCTCGTCAGCGCCTTCGGGGTGGCGGCCGTGCCGGCAGCGGCGGTGTCGGGCCGCCTGCAGCGCAGCGTCGGCAGTCTCGAGGTGGCCACCGGCGGCTGCCTCACGATCGCCGCCGGGCTGGTCGTGTCGGCCGTGGCGCCGGCGCCCTGGGTGGCGGTCGCCGGCTTCGGGCTCACCGGCGTCGGGTTCGTGCTGGCGCTGACCGGCTTCACGACCGTCCTGCAACGGCGGGTGCCGGACGCCCTGCGCGGCCGTGTCATGGCGTTGTGGAGCGTGGCATTCCTCGGCAACCGGCCCGTCGCGGCCGTCATCGACGGCGCGGCGGCCGACCGGTTCGGACCGCGCTGGGCGATGCTGGTCGCCATCACCGTGGCGTCGCTCGGCGCATTCGCCGGTGTGCGACTCCAACGTCGCCAACGCGCCGAGTCACGCTGA